The proteins below are encoded in one region of Diorhabda carinulata isolate Delta chromosome 3, icDioCari1.1, whole genome shotgun sequence:
- the LOC130891945 gene encoding ATP-binding cassette sub-family C member 4-like isoform X3, giving the protein MDLGYTLTKDNPMKGVNIISKLFFGWIIPLVRRGTRHNLELIDLYKVLEGDESKGLADALAKNWQNEIHKKSGQKIKPSLLKAITKTYYKEFFLYGLLWAFINIILLSSRPIILAQLIALFSNHNKDSTKMYYYSAALVGVSIATAFFYHHVQFSLSVIGMRIRIATSSLIYRKITKLNHKALGQTAVGQVVNLLSNDVNRFDLLIPNLHAIWVMPIQVAFLLFIMWYQVGISSLFGIVVMVLLTVPVQGFLAKYVAKLRISISKKTDNRVKIMSEVISGIQVIKMYAWEKPFEKLINLARKTEIEDITSASYLRGVYSSCMVFMDRVSLGCTVICFILLGNNISADKVFSLAQTFNILQLVVAISYPIAISLGAESLVSVERLQNFLLLEEKEETGIERTKDGGISLSNIEASWTPNNRTLQNIDIRIRPGTLCAIVGPVGAGKSSLLQILLGEMPFDTGKIQIGGEISYCSQEPWLFQSTVRSNILFGLQYQRTWYKKVVQVCALEKDFEQFPHRDRTIVGEKGVSLSGGQRARINLARAIYRKADIYLLDDPLSAVDTHVGKHLFENCIYNHLKGKTRILVTHQLQYLKKADLIILVNKGKIEAQGTFEELSRCALDFTKLLIAADESGEKPNESADAENADLPKRGTFRRMSNWSALSFRSDVSDSYKGADEVIEEESGTDPNVKPFKSYLLSTKSICMLVLLITLLVLAQAFCAAVDLWLAFWTTEEETRHANYEVTNLQSSSTDFHPYLRNSTENMSKYVYHIVNDTSHFDGIFDYVEVNGKITKLVKTTYAMYFYGALLVLCVVLTLFRSFLFFKTCMMSSINLHSNIFHTLLEAPMRFFDTNPTGRVLNRFSKDMGAIDEVLPRVLLDAVQIFLVMAGLLINIVLSNAYMIIAIIVLGYVFLKFRKWYIEIAKILKHLEGITKSPVFSHVNSSLNGIKTIRSSNAEQLLINEFDNHQDVHTSAWYLTIACVGAFGLWLDIIAVIFLACVTFTFAVLANYTEVNGSLVGLAVSQSLVLTGMLQYGIRQTAEVINQLTSVERVLQYTNLDKEGPFETPPGNTPKQPWPVEGFLEFRNASLRYAETEAAVLKNLKFVIEPGEKVGIVGRTGAGKSSLISALFRLAPLEGSIFVDGVDIASLGLTDLRKKISIIPQEPVLFSETLRYNLDPFDQFEDKELWRALEEVELRDSVDSLEFMVAEGGGNFSVGQRQLICLARAILKNNKILILDEATANVDQRTDSLIQLTIRRMFKDCTVLTIAHRLNTIMDSDKVLVMSFGNMVEFDHPHNLLQIEDGYFHKLVMETGPSMTEQLKEISRNAYMNKKNGNDTN; this is encoded by the exons atggattTAGGATATACCTTAACTAAGGATAACCCTATGAAAGGGGTTAATattatatcgaaattattttttgg ATGGATAATACCGTTAGTGCGACGTGGAACTCGGCATAATTTGGAATTGATCGATTTGTATAAAGTTTTGGAAGGCGATGAATCGAAAGGATTAGCAGATGCGCTAGCAAAAAACTGGCAGAATGAAATACACAAAAAATCGGGGCAAAAAATCAAACCGAGCCTGTTGAAAGCCATAACGAAAACatattataaagaattttttctatacgGATTGTTATGGGCTTTTATAAACATCATCTTGTT aTCGTCCAGGCCTATTATATTAGCCCAGTTAATCGCTTTATTTTCTAATCATAATAAAGATAGTACCAAGATGTACTACTACAGCGCTGCTTTAGTAGGAGTATCAATTGCGACAGCATTTTTTTACCATCACGTACAATTTTCACTATCGGTAATCGGGATGAGAATACGTATAGCGACATCTTCATTGATTTACAGAAAG ATTACGAAGTTGAACCATAAGGCTTTGGGACAAACGGCAGTTGGTCAAGTCGTAAATCTGTTGTCCAACGACGTGAACCGATTCGATTTGTTGATACCGAACCTGCACGCCATCTGGGTGATGCCAATTCAAGTTGCTTTTCTACTGTTCATTATGTGGTATCAAGTAGGCATTTCCTCTCTTTTTGGAATCGTGGTTATGGTTCTTTTAACTGTTCCCGTACAAG gtTTCCTTGCAAAATACGTGGCGAAATTGAGGATCAGCATttccaaaaaaacggacaatcGCGTGAAAATAATGAGCGAGGTTATAAGCGGCATACAAGTAATAAAAATGTACGCTTGGGAAAAACCATTCGAAAAACTGATAAATCTAGCAAGGAAAACGGAAATAGAGGATATTACGTCGGCCTCTTATTTACGAGGAGTGTATTCCAGTTGTATGGTTTTCATGGATAGAGTCTCCCTAGGTTGTACCGTCATTTGCTTCATATTACTCG GGAATAACATATCGGCCGATAAAGTATTTTCTCTAGCGCAAACATTCAATATCCTCCAATTGGTCGTGGCCATATCTTACCCCATAGCTATAAGTCTCGGCGCGGAATCTTTGGTTTCCGTCGAgagattacaaaattttttacttttggaagaaaaagaagaaaccgGTATCGAACGAACCAAAGATGGCGGTATCTCGTTATCTAACATCGAAGCTTCGTGGACGCCCAATAATCGTACATTACAAAATATCGATATTAGAATACGCCCCGGTACTTTGTGCGCCATCGTAGGACCCGTGGGGGCCGGAAAATCTTCTCTACTACAA aTTTTATTGGGGGAAATGCCGTTTGATACCGGGAAGATTCAAATTGGGGGTGAGATTTCTTATTGTTCTCAGGAACCTTGGTTGTTTCAGTCGACTGTTCGCAGTAACATCCTCTTCGGGCTGCAGTACCAAAGGACGTGGTACAAAAAAGTGGTGCAAGTTTGCGCTTTGGAAAAAGATTTCGAGCAATTTCCTCATAGAGACCGTACCATCGTGG GTGAAAAGGGGGTTTCGTTGAGCGGAGGTCAACGCGCCAGGATCAATTTAGCCCGCGCTATTTATAGGAAAGCGGATATTTATCTGCTGGACGATCCGCTATCGGCCGTCGATACGCACGTGGGGAAGCATCtgtttgaaaattgtatttataatcatttgaaGGGGAAAACGAGGATTTTGGTGACGCATCAATTGCAATATTTGAAGAAAGCGGATTTGATTATTCTGGTTAATAAA GGAAAAATTGAGGCTCAAGGAACCTTCGAGGAGCTCTCCCGATGCGCCTTGGACTTCACGAAATTATTAATAGCCGCGGATGAATCGGGCGAAAAACCCAACGAATCCGCAGACGCCGAAAACGCCGATTTACCCAAAAGAGGGACTTTCAGAAGAATGTCGAATTGGTCGGCGTTATCTTTCCGC aGCGACGTTTCCGATAGTTACAAAGGCGCGGATGAAGTAATCGAAGAAGAATCTGGTACCGATCCGAACGTGAAACCGTTCAAAAGTTATCTTTTGTCCACGAAAAGTATTTGCATGTTGGTACTTCTGATTACGTTGTTGGTACTTGCTCAAGCGTTTTGCGCGGCCGTTGACCTTTGGTTGGCGTTTTG gACAACTGAAGAAGAAACTAGACACGCAAACTATGAAGTAACAAATCTCCAATCTTCATCTACTGATTTTCATCCATATCTTCGCAACAGCACTGAAAATATGAGTAAATACGTTTACCATATCGTTAATGATACTTCTCATTTCGACGGTATCTTCGACTACGTCGAAGTGAACGGGAAAATAACGAAATTAGTGAAAACGACATACGCCATGTATTTCTATGGTGCTTTGTTAGTTTTGTGCGTCGTATTAACCTTATTCAGATCgttcttgtttttcaaaacgTGTATGATGTCGTCCATAAATCTACATTCCAACATATTCCATACTCTACTCGAAGCTCCCATGCGTTTTTTTGACACTAACCCCACCGGTAGGGTACTCAACAGATTTTCCAAGGACATGGGAGCCATAGATGAAGTACTACCTAGAGTACTACTAGATGCAGTACAG ataTTCCTAGTAATGGCAGGACTTTTGATAAATATAGTCCTTTCGAACGCGTACATGATCATCGCAATTATCGTATTAGGAtacgtatttttgaaattcaggAAGTGGTACATAGAAATCGCCAAAATACTTAAACATCTAGAAGGAATAA CGAAATCGCCGGTTTTTTCGCACGTCAATTCGTCCTTGAACGGTATCAAAACTATAAGATCCTCAAACGCGGAGCAACTGCTAATAAACGAATTCGATAATCATCAA GATGTCCACACTTCCGCTTGGTATTTGACAATAGCGTGCGTGGGTGCGTTCGGATTATGGCTCGATATAATAGCCGTGATCTTTTTGGCGTGCGTTACTTTCACGTTCGCCGTTTTAGCAAATT ataCCGAGGTAAATGGAAGTCTTGTGGGATTGGCCGTATCGCAAAGTCTAGTTTTAACCGGTATGCTGCAGTACGGGATACGACAAACGGCCGAAGTGATTAACCAATTGACTAGCGTCGAAAGAGTTTTGCAATATACCAATTTGGATAAGGAAGGTCCGTTCGAGACCCCGCCAG gaaataCGCCTAAGCAGCCTTGGCCCGTTGAAGGTTTTCTCGAATTCAGGAACGCCTCTTTGAGATACGCCGAAACCGAAGCGGcggttttgaaaaatttgaaattcgtcATCGAACCTGGTGAAAAG gtCGGTATAGTAGGACGAACCGGTGCGGGGAAATCGTCTCTGATTTCCGCCCTATTCCGTTTAGCTCCATTGGAAGGCTCTATATTTGTGGATGGAGTGGATATTGCGTCTCTAGGATTGACGGATTTGCGGAAGAAGATTTCCATAATTCCCCAGGAACCGGTTTTGTTTTCCGAAACTCTACGGTACAATTTGGATCCTTTCGACCAATTCGAAGATAAAGAACTTTGGAGGGCGTTAGAGGAA GTCGAGTTGAGGGATAGCGTGGATTCTTTGGAGTTTATGGTAGCAGAAGGAGGAGGTAATTTCAGCGTAGGTCAAAGGCAATTGATCTGTTTGGCGAGagctattttgaaaaacaataaaatcttGATATTGGACGAAGCTACAGCCAACGTAGATCAAAG gaCGGATTCTTTAATACAATTAACGATACGTAGAATGTTCAAAGACTGCACGGTACTGACCATAGCGCACAGATTGAACACCATCATGGATTCCGATAAAGTTCTGGTGATGAGTTTCGGTAATATGGTGGAATTCGATCATCCCCATAACCTTCTACAAATCGAAGACGGTTATTTCCATAAATTGGTGATGGAAACCGGGCCTTCGATGACCGAACAACTCAAAGAAATCTCTCGTAACGcgtatatgaataaaaaaaacggaAATGATACGAATTAA
- the LOC130891945 gene encoding ATP-binding cassette sub-family C member 4-like isoform X1 → MDLGYTLTKDNPMKGVNIISKLFFGWIIPLVRRGTRHNLELIDLYKVLEGDESKGLADALAKNWQNEIHKKSGQKIKPSLLKAITKTYYKEFFLYGLLWAFINIILLSSRPIILAQLIALFSNHNKDSTKMYYYSAALVGVSIATAFFYHHVQFSLSVIGMRIRIATSSLIYRKITKLNHKALGQTAVGQVVNLLSNDVNRFDLLIPNLHAIWVMPIQVAFLLFIMWYQVGISSLFGIVVMVLLTVPVQGFLAKYVAKLRISISKKTDNRVKIMSEVISGIQVIKMYAWEKPFEKLINLARKTEIEDITSASYLRGVYSSCMVFMDRVSLGCTVICFILLGNNISADKVFSLAQTFNILQLVVAISYPIAISLGAESLVSVERLQNFLLLEEKEETGIERTKDGGISLSNIEASWTPNNRTLQNIDIRIRPGTLCAIVGPVGAGKSSLLQILLGEMPFDTGKIQIGGEISYCSQEPWLFQSTVRSNILFGLQYQRTWYKKVVQVCALEKDFEQFPHRDRTIVGEKGVSLSGGQRARINLARAIYRKADIYLLDDPLSAVDTHVGKHLFENCIYNHLKGKTRILVTHQLQYLKKADLIILVNKGKIEAQGTFEELSRCALDFTKLLIAADESGEKPNESADAENADLPKRGTFRRMSNWSALSFRSDVSDSYKGADEVIEEESGTDPNVKPFKSYLLSTKSICMLVLLITLLVLAQAFCAAVDLWLAFWTTEEETRHANYEVTNLQSSSTDFHPYLRNSTENMSKYVYHIVNDTSHFDGIFDYVEVNGKITKLVKTTYAMYFYGALLVLCVVLTLFRSFLFFKTCMMSSINLHSNIFHTLLEAPMRFFDTNPTGRVLNRFSKDMGAIDEVLPRVLLDAVQIFLVMAGLLINIVLSNAYMIIAIIVLGYVFLKFRKWYIEIAKILKHLEGITKSPVFSHVNSSLNGIKTIRSSNAEQLLINEFDNHQDVHTSAWYLTIACVGAFGLWLDIIAVIFLACVTFTFAVLANYTEVNGSLVGLAVSQSLVLTGMLQYGIRQTAEVINQLTSVERVLQYTNLDKEGPFETPPGDQAPIIDSSRSNLYFFVGNTPKQPWPVEGFLEFRNASLRYAETEAAVLKNLKFVIEPGEKVGIVGRTGAGKSSLISALFRLAPLEGSIFVDGVDIASLGLTDLRKKISIIPQEPVLFSETLRYNLDPFDQFEDKELWRALEEVELRDSVDSLEFMVAEGGGNFSVGQRQLICLARAILKNNKILILDEATANVDQRTDSLIQLTIRRMFKDCTVLTIAHRLNTIMDSDKVLVMSFGNMVEFDHPHNLLQIEDGYFHKLVMETGPSMTEQLKEISRNAYMNKKNGNDTN, encoded by the exons atggattTAGGATATACCTTAACTAAGGATAACCCTATGAAAGGGGTTAATattatatcgaaattattttttgg ATGGATAATACCGTTAGTGCGACGTGGAACTCGGCATAATTTGGAATTGATCGATTTGTATAAAGTTTTGGAAGGCGATGAATCGAAAGGATTAGCAGATGCGCTAGCAAAAAACTGGCAGAATGAAATACACAAAAAATCGGGGCAAAAAATCAAACCGAGCCTGTTGAAAGCCATAACGAAAACatattataaagaattttttctatacgGATTGTTATGGGCTTTTATAAACATCATCTTGTT aTCGTCCAGGCCTATTATATTAGCCCAGTTAATCGCTTTATTTTCTAATCATAATAAAGATAGTACCAAGATGTACTACTACAGCGCTGCTTTAGTAGGAGTATCAATTGCGACAGCATTTTTTTACCATCACGTACAATTTTCACTATCGGTAATCGGGATGAGAATACGTATAGCGACATCTTCATTGATTTACAGAAAG ATTACGAAGTTGAACCATAAGGCTTTGGGACAAACGGCAGTTGGTCAAGTCGTAAATCTGTTGTCCAACGACGTGAACCGATTCGATTTGTTGATACCGAACCTGCACGCCATCTGGGTGATGCCAATTCAAGTTGCTTTTCTACTGTTCATTATGTGGTATCAAGTAGGCATTTCCTCTCTTTTTGGAATCGTGGTTATGGTTCTTTTAACTGTTCCCGTACAAG gtTTCCTTGCAAAATACGTGGCGAAATTGAGGATCAGCATttccaaaaaaacggacaatcGCGTGAAAATAATGAGCGAGGTTATAAGCGGCATACAAGTAATAAAAATGTACGCTTGGGAAAAACCATTCGAAAAACTGATAAATCTAGCAAGGAAAACGGAAATAGAGGATATTACGTCGGCCTCTTATTTACGAGGAGTGTATTCCAGTTGTATGGTTTTCATGGATAGAGTCTCCCTAGGTTGTACCGTCATTTGCTTCATATTACTCG GGAATAACATATCGGCCGATAAAGTATTTTCTCTAGCGCAAACATTCAATATCCTCCAATTGGTCGTGGCCATATCTTACCCCATAGCTATAAGTCTCGGCGCGGAATCTTTGGTTTCCGTCGAgagattacaaaattttttacttttggaagaaaaagaagaaaccgGTATCGAACGAACCAAAGATGGCGGTATCTCGTTATCTAACATCGAAGCTTCGTGGACGCCCAATAATCGTACATTACAAAATATCGATATTAGAATACGCCCCGGTACTTTGTGCGCCATCGTAGGACCCGTGGGGGCCGGAAAATCTTCTCTACTACAA aTTTTATTGGGGGAAATGCCGTTTGATACCGGGAAGATTCAAATTGGGGGTGAGATTTCTTATTGTTCTCAGGAACCTTGGTTGTTTCAGTCGACTGTTCGCAGTAACATCCTCTTCGGGCTGCAGTACCAAAGGACGTGGTACAAAAAAGTGGTGCAAGTTTGCGCTTTGGAAAAAGATTTCGAGCAATTTCCTCATAGAGACCGTACCATCGTGG GTGAAAAGGGGGTTTCGTTGAGCGGAGGTCAACGCGCCAGGATCAATTTAGCCCGCGCTATTTATAGGAAAGCGGATATTTATCTGCTGGACGATCCGCTATCGGCCGTCGATACGCACGTGGGGAAGCATCtgtttgaaaattgtatttataatcatttgaaGGGGAAAACGAGGATTTTGGTGACGCATCAATTGCAATATTTGAAGAAAGCGGATTTGATTATTCTGGTTAATAAA GGAAAAATTGAGGCTCAAGGAACCTTCGAGGAGCTCTCCCGATGCGCCTTGGACTTCACGAAATTATTAATAGCCGCGGATGAATCGGGCGAAAAACCCAACGAATCCGCAGACGCCGAAAACGCCGATTTACCCAAAAGAGGGACTTTCAGAAGAATGTCGAATTGGTCGGCGTTATCTTTCCGC aGCGACGTTTCCGATAGTTACAAAGGCGCGGATGAAGTAATCGAAGAAGAATCTGGTACCGATCCGAACGTGAAACCGTTCAAAAGTTATCTTTTGTCCACGAAAAGTATTTGCATGTTGGTACTTCTGATTACGTTGTTGGTACTTGCTCAAGCGTTTTGCGCGGCCGTTGACCTTTGGTTGGCGTTTTG gACAACTGAAGAAGAAACTAGACACGCAAACTATGAAGTAACAAATCTCCAATCTTCATCTACTGATTTTCATCCATATCTTCGCAACAGCACTGAAAATATGAGTAAATACGTTTACCATATCGTTAATGATACTTCTCATTTCGACGGTATCTTCGACTACGTCGAAGTGAACGGGAAAATAACGAAATTAGTGAAAACGACATACGCCATGTATTTCTATGGTGCTTTGTTAGTTTTGTGCGTCGTATTAACCTTATTCAGATCgttcttgtttttcaaaacgTGTATGATGTCGTCCATAAATCTACATTCCAACATATTCCATACTCTACTCGAAGCTCCCATGCGTTTTTTTGACACTAACCCCACCGGTAGGGTACTCAACAGATTTTCCAAGGACATGGGAGCCATAGATGAAGTACTACCTAGAGTACTACTAGATGCAGTACAG ataTTCCTAGTAATGGCAGGACTTTTGATAAATATAGTCCTTTCGAACGCGTACATGATCATCGCAATTATCGTATTAGGAtacgtatttttgaaattcaggAAGTGGTACATAGAAATCGCCAAAATACTTAAACATCTAGAAGGAATAA CGAAATCGCCGGTTTTTTCGCACGTCAATTCGTCCTTGAACGGTATCAAAACTATAAGATCCTCAAACGCGGAGCAACTGCTAATAAACGAATTCGATAATCATCAA GATGTCCACACTTCCGCTTGGTATTTGACAATAGCGTGCGTGGGTGCGTTCGGATTATGGCTCGATATAATAGCCGTGATCTTTTTGGCGTGCGTTACTTTCACGTTCGCCGTTTTAGCAAATT ataCCGAGGTAAATGGAAGTCTTGTGGGATTGGCCGTATCGCAAAGTCTAGTTTTAACCGGTATGCTGCAGTACGGGATACGACAAACGGCCGAAGTGATTAACCAATTGACTAGCGTCGAAAGAGTTTTGCAATATACCAATTTGGATAAGGAAGGTCCGTTCGAGACCCCGCCAGGTGATCAAGCCCCAATCATCGATTCTTCTCGAtctaatttgtatttttttgtaggaaataCGCCTAAGCAGCCTTGGCCCGTTGAAGGTTTTCTCGAATTCAGGAACGCCTCTTTGAGATACGCCGAAACCGAAGCGGcggttttgaaaaatttgaaattcgtcATCGAACCTGGTGAAAAG gtCGGTATAGTAGGACGAACCGGTGCGGGGAAATCGTCTCTGATTTCCGCCCTATTCCGTTTAGCTCCATTGGAAGGCTCTATATTTGTGGATGGAGTGGATATTGCGTCTCTAGGATTGACGGATTTGCGGAAGAAGATTTCCATAATTCCCCAGGAACCGGTTTTGTTTTCCGAAACTCTACGGTACAATTTGGATCCTTTCGACCAATTCGAAGATAAAGAACTTTGGAGGGCGTTAGAGGAA GTCGAGTTGAGGGATAGCGTGGATTCTTTGGAGTTTATGGTAGCAGAAGGAGGAGGTAATTTCAGCGTAGGTCAAAGGCAATTGATCTGTTTGGCGAGagctattttgaaaaacaataaaatcttGATATTGGACGAAGCTACAGCCAACGTAGATCAAAG gaCGGATTCTTTAATACAATTAACGATACGTAGAATGTTCAAAGACTGCACGGTACTGACCATAGCGCACAGATTGAACACCATCATGGATTCCGATAAAGTTCTGGTGATGAGTTTCGGTAATATGGTGGAATTCGATCATCCCCATAACCTTCTACAAATCGAAGACGGTTATTTCCATAAATTGGTGATGGAAACCGGGCCTTCGATGACCGAACAACTCAAAGAAATCTCTCGTAACGcgtatatgaataaaaaaaacggaAATGATACGAATTAA